A region of the Rickettsiales bacterium Ac37b genome:
AGAAAAAAATAACTTCAAAAATATTATAAGCTATAAAATCAGAAGCCACGCCTATTACGCCCTAAAACAATACCAAGCGGCTATCTCTGATTATGCTGAAGTAATAAATTTTTCTAATAGCATTATAACGTGGACCAAAGAATTGCCAAAGCACTATAAAAAGAAAGGTGGTATATATAATAAGTTAGAACAATATATAGAGACTTTGAATGACATGA
Encoded here:
- a CDS encoding Tetratricopeptide repeat protein — its product is MSLCYKYRGQNYYLLTEYQKAIDDYTKSIELSPDYASYYYHRGEAHLKLGKYEEAIIDCTKAIALEKNNFKNIISYKIRSHAYYALKQYQAAISDYAEVINFSNSIITWTKELPKHYKKKGGIYNKLEQYIETLNDMKKA